The stretch of DNA AAAAAATTTAGATGTAGGTTTTATAACTATAGGAGACCCTATGACTTATAGTACTTATGTTTATCTTTTAGAAAACATTAATGAAAAATATCAAGTAGAAACAATCCCAGGTATATCATCTTTTGTAGATATTTCTTCAAGAATAAATATTCCTTTAGTTGTAGGAGATGAAACTTTAAAAGTCATATCTCTTTCAAGAAAATGTACATCAAAACATATAGCTGAAGAAATTCAAAGTAGTGATAATATAGTTGTTATGAAAGTTTCATTGAGATTTGATGAATTAAAAGAAGCTTTAAAAATCACAGGAAATGAGAAGAATATTGCTCTTGTATGTGAATCAGGAAAAGCTGAACAAAAAATTTATTTTGATTTAGAGAATTTAACAAAAGAGGATATTCCTTATTTTTCAACTCTTATATTAAAAAAAGGAGGAATTGAAAAATGGAAAAAGTTTATTTCATAGGAGCTGGACCTGGTGACCCAGAACTTATAACTGTTAAAGGACAAAGAATTATAAAAGAAGCTGATATAATTATATATGCTGGTTCTTTAGTTCCAAGAGAAGTTATAGAATGCCATAAAGATGGGGCTTTAATTTATAATTCTGCAACAATGACTTTAGAAGAAGTTATGAATATAACAATAAATGGTATTAAATCAGGAAAAAAAGTAGCTAGAGTTCATACAGGAGACCCAAGTATTTTTGGAGCTCATAGAGAACAAATGGATATATTAGATGAAAATAATATAGAGTATGAAGTTATCCCTGGAGTAAGTTCTTTTTTAGCAGCAGCAGCTTCTCTAAAAAAAGAATATACTTTACCTGATGTAAGTCAAACTGTTATATGTACAAGACTTTCTGGAAGAACTTCCGTTCCTCAAAGAGAATCTTTAGAAAGTTTAGCTTCTCATCAGTCATCAATGGCAATATTTTTATCTGTTCAAATGATAGATGAAGTTGTAAAAAAACTTTCTATTCATTATCCAGAAGATACTCCAATAGCTGTTGTTCAAAGAGCTAGTTGGAAAGATGAAAAGAAAGTTATAGGAACTTTAAAAAATATATCTCAATTAGTAAAAAAAGAAAATATTAACAAGACTGCTCAAATTCTTGTTGGAAATTTTTTAGGGAATAATTATTCAAAATCAAAATTATATGATAAAACCTTTACTCATGAATACAGAAAAGGAAAAGAAAATGTCTAAAAATAAAATTGGAATTATTACTGTCACTAAAAAAGGTATTGAATTAGGAAAGAAAATAAAAAAACTTTATCTAGAAAAGTATAATAAAGATATTGTTATTTTTACACTAGAAAAATTCTCTGATAAAGAAACTGAAATAATAGAAATTTCAATTAAAGATACTTTAAAAGATATTTTCCAAAAATATTTTGGATTTATTTTTATAACAGCCACAGGAATAGCTGTGAGAAGTATAGCTTCTTTTATAGAATCTAAAGATATTGACCCTTGTGTTTTAGTGGTAGATGAAAATGGAAATTTTGTAATTCCTATCCTTTCAGGACATTTAGGTGGTGGAAATAATTTAACAAAAGAGATAGGCTCTCTTTTAAATTCAATTCCTATTTTAACAACATCTTCAGATATTTCAGGAAAAATTGCTGTTGATACTATTGCTATGAAGATAAATGGAAAATTAGAATCTTTAGAGAGTGCAAAAAAAGTTACAAGTCTTATAGTAGCAGGAGAAAAAATTGAAATAAAAGTTCCAGAAAACATTTCAAATGAAAATCCTAAGGGAATTATTATTATTTCAAATCAAAAAAATATTGAAATAACTCAAATTTTTCCTAAAAATATCTCTATTGGAGTAGGTTGTAAAAGAGGAACTTCTAAAGAAAAAATAATTTCTGCAATAAAAAATTCTTTAGAAAAATATAATCTTTCTGAAAAATCTTTAAAAGTTATAGGAACTGTTGATATAAAAAAAGATGAAATTGGAATAATAGAAGCCTCTAAATATTTTAATGTTGATTTAAAAATTATTTCAAAAAATGAAATAAAAAAAATAGAAGGTAAATTTCAAAAATCAGAATTTGTAGAAAAAACTCTAGGTATAGGAGCTGTTTCAGGTCCTTGTGCTATGTTAGCTTCTAGAAAAAAAGGAGAAATTATAGCAGAAAAAATAAAATATGATGGAATCACTATATCTATATTTCAGGAGGAAACAAGAAAAGATGGGTAAAATTTATGTGGTTGGAATAGGACCAGGAAATAAAGAAAATATGACTTTTAGAGCTTATGATACTCTAAAAAATTCAGATATAATAATAGGATATAAAACTTATATTTCTCTTATAGAAGATTTATTTCCAGAAAAAATATTGATAAAATCTTTTATGAAAAAGGAAATAGAAAGATGTGAAGAATCTTTAAAACTAGCAGAAGAGGGAAAAATTGTATCTTTAATCAGTTCTGGTGACCCTGGAGTTTATGGAATGGCTGGACTTATGTT from Fusobacterium perfoetens ATCC 29250 encodes:
- the cobI gene encoding precorrin-2 C(20)-methyltransferase, whose translation is MSKFYGIGVGVGDPEMITLKAINILKKLDILILPNAGRDIESTAYKIVREYLKSDIKFVDMEISMNPNIEKRKEERIKNSKIIEEYLEKNLDVGFITIGDPMTYSTYVYLLENINEKYQVETIPGISSFVDISSRINIPLVVGDETLKVISLSRKCTSKHIAEEIQSSDNIVVMKVSLRFDELKEALKITGNEKNIALVCESGKAEQKIYFDLENLTKEDIPYFSTLILKKGGIEKWKKFIS
- the cobM gene encoding precorrin-4 C(11)-methyltransferase, with protein sequence MEKVYFIGAGPGDPELITVKGQRIIKEADIIIYAGSLVPREVIECHKDGALIYNSATMTLEEVMNITINGIKSGKKVARVHTGDPSIFGAHREQMDILDENNIEYEVIPGVSSFLAAAASLKKEYTLPDVSQTVICTRLSGRTSVPQRESLESLASHQSSMAIFLSVQMIDEVVKKLSIHYPEDTPIAVVQRASWKDEKKVIGTLKNISQLVKKENINKTAQILVGNFLGNNYSKSKLYDKTFTHEYRKGKENV
- the cbiG gene encoding cobalt-precorrin 5A hydrolase, whose protein sequence is MSKNKIGIITVTKKGIELGKKIKKLYLEKYNKDIVIFTLEKFSDKETEIIEISIKDTLKDIFQKYFGFIFITATGIAVRSIASFIESKDIDPCVLVVDENGNFVIPILSGHLGGGNNLTKEIGSLLNSIPILTTSSDISGKIAVDTIAMKINGKLESLESAKKVTSLIVAGEKIEIKVPENISNENPKGIIIISNQKNIEITQIFPKNISIGVGCKRGTSKEKIISAIKNSLEKYNLSEKSLKVIGTVDIKKDEIGIIEASKYFNVDLKIISKNEIKKIEGKFQKSEFVEKTLGIGAVSGPCAMLASRKKGEIIAEKIKYDGITISIFQEETRKDG